In the Peptoclostridium acidaminophilum DSM 3953 genome, one interval contains:
- a CDS encoding glycoside hydrolase family 13 protein, with translation MGMANIFHDSHDLYFKNPFGAMSCGQSATLRIAMGTEEEVKNVWVLLHEEGVLGVPDEIAMTRENQKSGLSIFSARINIPYKTGILWYHFKIEALSGVFYYGNNSHQTGGVGQTYILQPKPYQITVYSKELDTPSWFRQTVVYQIFPDRFFNGNDGRKIYGRKIYNKKKNSFIYSQWDDTPVYVKDDNGELLKWDFFGGNLKGIIRKLDYLKKLGVGCIYLNPIFESPSNHRYDVSDYKKVDGMLGDDDVFRKLVTEAQKRGISIVVDGVFSHTGSDSIYFNRYGNYAELGAYQSKDSIYYRWYKFESHPDEYKSWWGIKSLPEVNELDETYTDYIISGDDSVLRHWMSMGIKGWRLDVADELPDEFIERFRESLKKIDEEAVLIGEVWEDASNKISYEKRRNYLLGKGLDSVTNYPFRRIMLDFMFGEKGSRETTQMLMSLYENYPAKAFYSNLNLIGSHDVSRILTLLGGAPESKDMDMTQKYRYKLDVNMRQLGLKRLKLLSLVQMTYPGVPCIYYADEAGMEGYEDPFNRATYPWGGEDQGLLAWYRHFIRLRNENDAFKVGHWSPLELPEDVFGFTRSTPGGRGIFGEKATEQFFVVIINRSPANIADFEIKLAGCKSTAFEEIHTGEELACSAGILKMSLEGYSAKIFKKKDY, from the coding sequence ATGGGCATGGCAAACATATTCCACGATTCTCATGATTTATACTTCAAAAATCCTTTCGGCGCCATGTCATGCGGACAATCCGCTACTCTAAGAATAGCCATGGGCACTGAAGAGGAAGTCAAAAACGTATGGGTTTTGTTGCATGAAGAAGGCGTACTTGGTGTCCCTGATGAGATTGCAATGACCAGGGAAAACCAAAAATCTGGATTAAGCATATTTTCGGCTCGAATAAATATACCCTACAAGACAGGTATTCTATGGTATCACTTCAAGATTGAAGCTTTAAGCGGAGTATTCTATTACGGCAACAATAGCCACCAGACTGGGGGGGTAGGCCAAACGTACATTCTTCAGCCAAAGCCATACCAAATCACGGTGTATTCTAAAGAATTAGATACGCCATCCTGGTTTAGACAAACTGTAGTTTATCAGATATTTCCCGACAGATTTTTCAACGGCAATGATGGTCGGAAGATATATGGCCGGAAAATATATAACAAGAAGAAAAATAGTTTCATATATTCCCAATGGGATGACACACCTGTTTATGTCAAAGACGACAATGGCGAGTTGTTAAAGTGGGACTTCTTTGGAGGCAATCTAAAAGGCATCATAAGAAAGCTGGATTATCTTAAAAAGCTGGGAGTGGGCTGCATATACCTGAATCCCATATTCGAATCGCCCAGCAACCACAGGTATGATGTGTCGGATTACAAGAAAGTGGATGGCATGCTTGGAGACGATGACGTGTTTAGAAAACTTGTAACCGAGGCGCAAAAAAGGGGCATATCCATAGTTGTTGACGGAGTATTCAGCCATACAGGCAGCGACAGCATATATTTCAACAGGTACGGCAATTATGCGGAACTGGGCGCCTATCAATCGAAGGATTCCATATATTACAGATGGTACAAGTTCGAATCGCATCCTGACGAATACAAGAGCTGGTGGGGCATAAAATCACTGCCTGAGGTCAATGAGCTTGATGAAACTTACACGGACTACATTATAAGCGGCGATGACAGCGTGCTAAGGCACTGGATGAGCATGGGAATAAAGGGATGGAGGCTCGATGTGGCCGATGAGCTTCCGGATGAATTCATAGAACGCTTCCGGGAGTCGCTTAAAAAAATTGATGAAGAAGCGGTCCTTATTGGCGAAGTCTGGGAGGATGCATCTAACAAAATAAGCTACGAAAAGAGAAGGAATTACCTTCTCGGCAAAGGCCTGGACAGCGTTACAAACTATCCATTCAGGCGCATAATGCTGGATTTCATGTTTGGGGAAAAAGGCTCGAGAGAAACGACACAAATGCTGATGAGTCTGTATGAAAACTATCCGGCCAAGGCTTTTTATTCAAACTTGAATCTGATAGGCAGCCATGATGTTTCGCGAATCTTGACACTGCTTGGCGGAGCGCCTGAAAGCAAAGATATGGACATGACTCAAAAATACAGGTACAAGCTGGATGTCAACATGCGGCAGCTAGGACTTAAAAGACTCAAGCTCTTGAGCCTTGTACAGATGACCTACCCTGGCGTTCCGTGCATATACTATGCTGATGAAGCGGGCATGGAAGGCTATGAGGATCCATTCAACAGGGCAACATACCCATGGGGCGGAGAGGACCAGGGCTTGCTGGCGTGGTATCGCCATTTCATAAGACTGAGGAACGAAAATGACGCCTTCAAGGTTGGCCATTGGAGTCCGCTGGAACTTCCGGAAGATGTGTTTGGATTCACAAGGAGCACCCCTGGAGGCAGAGGCATATTCGGTGAAAAGGCTACTGAGCAGTTTTTCGTAGTGATCATAAACAGAAGCCCGGCCAATATAGCCGATTTTGAAATCAAGCTTGCAGGCTGCAAGTCAACGGCATTTGAAGAAATACATACTGGAGAAGAGCTTGCGTGCAGCGCAGGCATTCTGAAAATGTCTCTAGAGGGATATTCAGCCAAAATATTCAAGAAAAAAGACTATTAA
- a CDS encoding glucose-1-phosphate adenylyltransferase has translation MIKKKKEVVAMILAGGQGSRLGALTKTNAKPAVPFGGKYRIIDFTLSNCSNSGIYTVGVLTQYQPLTLNAHIGIGSYWDLDRKDSGVTVLPPFVGREGGRWYKGTANAIFENTDFIDMYDPEYVIILSGDHIYKMDYSKMLKYHKEKGADATISVMEVPWEETSRFGIMNCNDDNSIYEFDEKPENAKSNLASMGIYIFNWQKLKKYMAEDEQNVESDNDFGKNIIPTMLSDGNKMYAYRFKGYWKDVGTIKSLWEANMDLLKDDNELNLYDRKWRIYSVNPVSPPHYVSEDACVKSSLLDEGCIVHGNVENSVLFPDVYVGKGARIVDSVIMSNVRIEEGAVIERAIVGEDLVIKAGQKIGNIESEDITLFTE, from the coding sequence ATGATCAAAAAGAAAAAAGAGGTTGTAGCAATGATACTTGCAGGGGGGCAGGGAAGCCGGCTCGGAGCGCTCACAAAGACTAATGCAAAGCCTGCGGTTCCCTTTGGCGGAAAGTACAGGATAATAGACTTTACTTTGAGCAACTGCTCGAATTCGGGAATATACACTGTAGGTGTGCTAACGCAGTACCAGCCACTTACATTGAATGCGCACATAGGCATAGGCAGTTATTGGGACCTTGACAGGAAGGATTCCGGAGTTACGGTGCTTCCGCCGTTTGTCGGAAGAGAGGGTGGAAGATGGTACAAGGGTACTGCAAATGCGATATTTGAGAATACAGATTTCATAGACATGTACGATCCGGAGTACGTAATAATACTTTCTGGTGATCACATATACAAGATGGACTATTCCAAAATGCTAAAGTACCACAAGGAAAAAGGCGCTGATGCCACAATATCCGTAATGGAGGTGCCGTGGGAAGAGACGAGCAGGTTTGGCATAATGAACTGCAACGATGACAATAGCATATATGAATTTGATGAAAAGCCGGAAAACGCAAAGAGCAACCTGGCGTCTATGGGTATATACATATTCAATTGGCAAAAGCTTAAGAAATACATGGCAGAGGACGAGCAGAATGTTGAGTCCGACAATGACTTTGGAAAGAATATAATACCTACCATGCTATCGGATGGGAACAAAATGTATGCCTACAGGTTTAAGGGGTACTGGAAAGACGTGGGAACGATAAAAAGCCTCTGGGAAGCAAACATGGACCTATTGAAAGACGACAACGAGCTTAACCTGTACGATAGAAAATGGAGAATATACTCAGTCAACCCTGTGAGTCCGCCGCATTATGTAAGTGAAGACGCTTGTGTCAAATCATCGCTTCTGGACGAAGGCTGCATAGTTCACGGCAACGTTGAAAATTCAGTGCTTTTCCCGGATGTATACGTGGGTAAGGGAGCCAGGATAGTTGATTCGGTTATAATGTCGAATGTCAGGATAGAGGAGGGCGCAGTAATAGAGCGCGCCATTGTAGGCGAGGACTTAGTCATAAAGGCTGGCCAAAAGATAGGCAATATTGAATCTGAAGACATCACACTATTCACAGAATAG